One window from the genome of Roseomonas haemaphysalidis encodes:
- a CDS encoding ABC transporter ATP-binding protein, with protein sequence MTDDTLLRVDDLHLAMRSFEGEVEVLKGVSFAVKRGEIWGIVGETGSGKSLTGLSVSRLVPTPPGRYGKGSIRFGGQDMLQQSEEAMRRLRGRRIGMIFQDPTTNLNPVFRIGTQLVDVAMHASRQDPALLGLPPGASRRERRAAAEKHAVTMLEKVGIANAAERVNDYPHQFSGGMKQRVLIAMALIGRPELLIADEPTTALDVSVQAQILRLIHGLVEEHDLGVVFITHNLGVVAQLCTHVAVMYAGAIVESGPVRDVLKHPRHDYTRGLLASVPKPSMKRGELRGLAGGALAAEALAPPPPRAAPGGTVLAIEHVVKEFPGARRGLFDRAAPVQALRDVSLEIRRGESFGLVGESGSGKTTLTRCILQLEKVTSGRIVYDGVDLTSHSAREMQAMRARIQIVFQDPYASLNPRMTVRDIIAEPLEIHHAKLGLSPRQRTDRAAELLAQVGLTTAHLNRYPHEFSGGQRQRIGIARALAPKPDFLILDEPTSALDVSVQAQVLNLLHDLQSRLGLTYFFISHDLGVIRYICDRVALIHHGRLVEQGETEAVFTAPQSDYAKMLLAAMPDPDPDLSPLRRPVLAL encoded by the coding sequence ATGACCGACGACACCCTGCTGCGGGTCGACGACCTGCACCTCGCCATGCGTTCCTTCGAGGGCGAGGTGGAGGTGCTGAAAGGCGTCTCCTTCGCCGTCAAGCGCGGCGAGATCTGGGGCATCGTGGGCGAGACGGGCTCGGGCAAGTCGCTCACCGGCCTCAGTGTGTCGCGCCTCGTGCCCACGCCGCCGGGGCGCTATGGCAAGGGGAGCATCCGCTTCGGCGGGCAGGACATGCTGCAGCAGTCGGAAGAGGCGATGCGCCGCCTGCGCGGCCGCCGCATCGGCATGATCTTCCAGGACCCCACCACCAACCTGAACCCGGTGTTCCGCATCGGCACGCAGCTCGTCGACGTGGCGATGCATGCGTCCCGCCAGGACCCCGCGCTGCTGGGCCTGCCGCCCGGCGCGTCGCGGCGCGAGCGCCGGGCTGCTGCGGAGAAGCACGCGGTCACGATGCTGGAAAAGGTCGGCATCGCCAATGCCGCCGAGCGGGTGAACGACTACCCGCACCAGTTCTCCGGCGGCATGAAGCAGCGCGTGCTGATCGCCATGGCGCTGATCGGCCGGCCGGAGCTGCTGATTGCCGACGAGCCGACCACGGCGCTGGACGTCTCGGTACAGGCGCAGATCCTGCGGCTGATCCACGGGCTGGTCGAGGAGCACGACCTCGGCGTCGTCTTCATCACGCATAACCTCGGCGTCGTGGCGCAGCTTTGCACGCATGTGGCGGTGATGTATGCCGGCGCCATCGTGGAATCCGGCCCGGTGCGGGACGTGCTGAAGCACCCCCGGCACGACTACACGCGCGGCCTGCTCGCCTCGGTGCCCAAGCCCAGCATGAAGCGCGGCGAGCTGCGCGGGCTGGCCGGCGGCGCCCTGGCGGCCGAGGCGCTGGCGCCGCCGCCACCGCGCGCCGCCCCCGGCGGCACGGTGCTGGCCATCGAGCATGTCGTAAAGGAATTCCCCGGCGCGCGGCGCGGGCTGTTCGACCGCGCGGCCCCGGTGCAGGCGCTGCGCGACGTCAGTCTGGAAATCCGCCGCGGCGAAAGCTTCGGGCTGGTGGGCGAAAGCGGCTCCGGCAAGACCACCCTCACCCGCTGCATCCTGCAGTTGGAGAAGGTGACGTCGGGGCGCATCGTCTATGACGGCGTGGACCTGACTAGCCATTCGGCGCGCGAGATGCAGGCGATGCGCGCGCGCATCCAGATCGTCTTCCAGGACCCCTATGCCTCGCTGAACCCGCGCATGACGGTGCGCGACATCATCGCGGAACCCCTGGAGATCCACCACGCCAAGCTGGGGCTCTCGCCCCGCCAGCGCACCGACCGCGCGGCGGAGCTGCTCGCCCAGGTCGGGCTGACCACGGCGCATCTGAACCGCTATCCGCACGAGTTCTCCGGCGGCCAGCGGCAGCGCATCGGCATCGCCCGCGCGCTGGCGCCGAAGCCGGACTTCCTGATCCTCGACGAGCCGACCAGCGCGCTGGATGTCTCCGTGCAGGCGCAGGTGCTGAACCTCTTGCACGACCTGCAGTCACGCCTGGGGCTGACCTATTTCTTCATCAGCCACGACCTCGGCGTCATCCGCTACATCTGCGACCGCGTGGCGCTGATCCACCACGGCCGGCTGGTGGAGCAGGGCGAGACCGAGGCGGTCTTCACCGCCCCGCAAAGCGACTATGCGAAGATGCTGCTGGCGGCGATGCCGGACCCGGACCCCGACCTGTCGCCGCTGCGGCGCCCGGTGCTAGCGTTGTAG
- a CDS encoding ABC transporter ATP-binding protein has protein sequence MTLLRIAGLCKRFGNTAALQGLDLEVAEGEFLTLLGGSGSGKSTLLRLVAGFERPDDGTILLDGRDLVPLPPHARPLNMMFQSYALFPHMDAAANVAYGLKRDGVPRAARNARVAEALAMVGLEVLGGRLPHRLSGGQQQRVALARALVRRPRLLLLDEPLAALDAGLRERTGLELRALQRRTGASFVMVTHDQQEALALADRVAVLEAGRLVQLGPPRAVYDRPATRFVAQFLGAANVLEGVPDGGGGLFCPGLRAVVVPEEMPRGTTACALRAERILLDPAAAGPNTSPGVVEELAFRGEGSLLLVRAPGGALLRVSHPGAPPQPGAAVQLRWEAAALVPLRE, from the coding sequence TTGACCCTTCTGCGCATCGCCGGGCTGTGCAAGCGCTTCGGCAACACGGCCGCCCTGCAGGGGCTGGACCTCGAGGTGGCGGAAGGCGAGTTCCTGACGCTGCTCGGCGGCTCCGGCTCCGGCAAGTCCACGCTGCTGCGGCTGGTGGCGGGGTTCGAGCGGCCGGATGACGGCACCATCCTGCTGGACGGCCGCGACCTGGTACCGCTGCCGCCGCATGCGCGGCCGCTGAACATGATGTTCCAGTCCTACGCGCTGTTTCCTCACATGGATGCCGCAGCCAACGTCGCCTATGGCCTGAAGCGCGACGGCGTGCCCCGCGCGGCGCGCAACGCCCGGGTGGCCGAGGCGCTGGCGATGGTGGGGCTGGAAGTGCTCGGCGGGCGCCTGCCGCACCGCTTGTCCGGCGGCCAGCAGCAGCGTGTGGCGCTGGCCCGCGCCCTGGTGCGCCGCCCGCGCCTGCTGTTGCTGGACGAGCCGCTGGCGGCGCTGGACGCCGGGCTGCGCGAACGCACGGGGCTGGAGCTGCGCGCCCTGCAGCGCCGCACCGGCGCCAGCTTCGTAATGGTGACGCATGACCAGCAGGAGGCCCTGGCGCTGGCCGACCGTGTGGCGGTGCTGGAAGCCGGGCGGCTGGTCCAGCTTGGTCCACCGCGCGCGGTGTATGACCGGCCGGCCACGCGCTTCGTGGCGCAGTTCCTGGGCGCCGCCAACGTGCTGGAAGGCGTGCCGGATGGCGGCGGCGGTCTGTTCTGCCCCGGCCTGCGCGCCGTGGTGGTGCCGGAGGAGATGCCGCGCGGCACCACCGCCTGCGCCCTGCGCGCCGAGCGCATCCTGCTGGACCCCGCCGCCGCCGGCCCCAACACCAGCCCCGGCGTGGTGGAGGAACTGGCGTTTCGCGGGGAAGGCAGCCTGCTGCTGGTGCGCGCGCCCGGCGGCGCGCTGCTGCGTGTCAGCCACCCCGGCGCGCCGCCGCAGCCGGGTGCCGCGGTGCAACTGCGTTGGGAGGCGGCGGCCCTGGTGCCGCTGCGGGAATGA
- a CDS encoding ABC transporter permease: MRRLGLWLGLAFLWLPVLLLAGYAFSDSRIPFQWGGFSLRWFYALAEDARLREAAWLSLRIAAGAATLAVGLGGAIGWVLARHGPFAGRPLLGGLAGAPLVLPEVVTGLSLLLSFVLLQNWTGWPAERGALTVLLAHATTGAAYAAVVIQARLAGMDGRLEDAARDLGATPAVAFRTITLPLMLPSLLAGWLLAFTLSLDDVVVASFVSGPAGTTLPMLVLSRLRLGLTPEINALAVVILLAAGVAAGSALLALRRRPPGPPGV; this comes from the coding sequence ATGAGGCGCCTGGGCCTGTGGCTCGGCCTCGCCTTTCTGTGGCTGCCGGTGTTGCTGCTGGCCGGCTACGCCTTCAGCGACAGCCGCATCCCCTTTCAGTGGGGCGGTTTCTCGCTGCGCTGGTTCTACGCCCTGGCGGAGGATGCGCGGCTGCGCGAGGCCGCCTGGCTGTCGCTGCGCATCGCCGCCGGCGCCGCCACGCTGGCGGTGGGGCTGGGCGGTGCCATCGGCTGGGTGCTGGCGCGGCACGGACCCTTCGCGGGGCGGCCGCTGCTGGGGGGGCTCGCCGGCGCGCCGCTGGTGCTACCGGAGGTGGTGACCGGCCTGTCGCTGCTGCTGAGCTTCGTCCTGCTGCAGAACTGGACCGGCTGGCCGGCCGAGCGCGGCGCCCTGACGGTGCTGCTGGCCCATGCCACCACCGGCGCCGCCTATGCCGCCGTGGTGATCCAGGCGCGGCTGGCGGGCATGGACGGGCGGCTGGAGGACGCGGCGCGCGACTTGGGTGCCACGCCCGCGGTCGCCTTCCGCACCATCACCCTGCCGCTGATGCTGCCGAGCCTCCTGGCTGGCTGGCTGCTGGCCTTTACGTTGTCGCTGGACGACGTGGTGGTGGCGTCCTTTGTGTCCGGCCCCGCCGGCACCACGCTGCCGATGCTGGTGTTGTCCAGGCTGCGGCTGGGCTTGACGCCGGAGATCAACGCGCTGGCGGTGGTGATCCTGCTGGCGGCCGGGGTCGCGGCGGGCAGCGCTCTGCTGGCGCTGCGCCGCAGGCCGCCCGGGCCCCCGGGGGTGTGA
- a CDS encoding ABC transporter permease has protein sequence MSATLHPRVEAWQRAFYRFRQSWVSVLGLLIVLALLVLAIGGEHLAPYPQHIRGMVDTGARLLPPSARFWFGTNELGQDVFSLVIAGARISLLAGMAVVAVGAAFGVLVGALAGFFGGWVDEVLMRIADLKLTIPGLILAMAVAAALGPGIGNMIFAIALSWWPGYARLVRGEVMAKREETFVLASRAMGAGTGRLLWRHILPNIVSPIIVKMSLDAGFAILTVASLGFIGIGVKPPTPEWGSLLSVARVNMPDYWWTAIFPGLAIFLAVFGFNLLGDGLRDLLDPKARR, from the coding sequence GTGAGCGCCACCCTGCATCCCCGCGTCGAGGCCTGGCAGCGCGCCTTCTACCGCTTCCGGCAAAGCTGGGTCTCGGTGCTCGGCCTGCTGATCGTGCTGGCGCTGCTGGTTCTGGCGATCGGCGGCGAGCACCTCGCCCCCTATCCGCAGCATATCCGCGGCATGGTCGATACCGGAGCGCGCTTGCTGCCGCCCTCCGCCCGCTTCTGGTTCGGCACCAACGAGCTGGGGCAGGACGTATTTTCCCTGGTGATCGCCGGCGCGCGCATCTCGCTGCTGGCCGGCATGGCGGTGGTGGCGGTGGGTGCGGCCTTTGGCGTGCTGGTGGGCGCGCTGGCCGGCTTCTTCGGCGGCTGGGTGGACGAGGTGCTGATGCGCATCGCCGACCTGAAGTTGACCATCCCCGGGCTGATCCTGGCCATGGCGGTGGCGGCGGCACTCGGCCCCGGCATCGGCAACATGATCTTCGCGATCGCCCTGTCCTGGTGGCCCGGCTACGCGCGGCTGGTGCGGGGCGAGGTGATGGCCAAGCGGGAGGAGACGTTTGTCCTGGCCTCCCGCGCCATGGGGGCGGGCACCGGGCGGCTGCTGTGGCGGCATATTTTGCCCAACATCGTCTCGCCCATCATCGTGAAGATGTCTCTGGATGCTGGCTTCGCCATCCTCACCGTCGCCTCGCTCGGCTTCATCGGCATCGGCGTCAAGCCGCCGACGCCGGAATGGGGCTCGTTGCTTTCGGTCGCGCGGGTGAACATGCCGGACTACTGGTGGACCGCCATCTTCCCCGGCCTCGCCATCTTCCTCGCCGTGTTCGGCTTCAATCTGCTGGGCGACGGGCTGCGCGACCTGCTGGACCCGAAGGCCCGCCGCTGA
- a CDS encoding ABC transporter permease, which translates to MMRHRLLRLLPALWLAAFVAVPLAVVAVLAVSQPGTGVPPFVLPYTRAGGWQPNWEPFALLVADGYYLGALGQSLRVAGITAAVCLLLGFPMALGIARAAPRWRGPLLLAVLLPFWTGFLPRIGAWTGLLRDEGWVNGTLRALGWIDAPLPLLYSDLALFLGMVHAYLPFAVLPLYASLARLDPVLEQAAADLGAAPFTVFRTVTLPLAWPGALAAFLLVFIPAAGEYVIPELLGPPEALLVGRALWQEFFQNRDWPTAAALAVALLLVLLGPIRWFQKLEARR; encoded by the coding sequence ATGATGCGCCACCGGCTGCTGCGCCTGCTGCCCGCCCTGTGGCTGGCCGCCTTTGTGGCCGTGCCGCTGGCGGTGGTGGCGGTGCTGGCCGTGTCGCAGCCCGGCACGGGCGTGCCCCCCTTCGTGCTGCCCTATACCCGCGCCGGCGGCTGGCAGCCGAACTGGGAGCCTTTCGCGCTGCTGGTGGCCGATGGCTACTACCTGGGCGCTTTGGGGCAATCGCTGCGGGTGGCCGGCATCACGGCGGCGGTGTGCCTGCTGCTGGGGTTCCCGATGGCGCTGGGCATCGCGCGCGCCGCGCCGCGCTGGCGGGGGCCGCTGCTGCTGGCGGTGCTGCTGCCGTTCTGGACCGGCTTTCTGCCACGCATCGGCGCCTGGACCGGGCTGCTGCGGGACGAGGGCTGGGTGAACGGCACGCTGCGCGCGCTGGGCTGGATCGATGCGCCGCTGCCGCTGCTGTATTCCGACCTGGCGCTGTTTCTCGGCATGGTGCACGCCTACCTGCCCTTTGCCGTGCTGCCGCTCTACGCCAGCCTGGCGCGGCTGGACCCGGTGCTGGAGCAGGCGGCGGCCGACCTCGGCGCCGCGCCCTTCACGGTGTTCCGCACCGTCACCCTGCCGCTGGCCTGGCCCGGCGCGCTGGCGGCCTTTCTGCTGGTGTTCATCCCCGCCGCCGGCGAATACGTCATCCCCGAGCTGCTGGGCCCGCCGGAGGCGCTGCTGGTCGGCCGCGCGTTGTGGCAGGAATTCTTCCAGAACCGCGATTGGCCCACCGCCGCCGCGCTGGCCGTGGCTTTGCTGCTGGTGCTGCTGGGGCCGATCCGCTGGTTCCAGAAGCTGGAAGCGCGGCGATGA